One genomic window of Gemmatimonadaceae bacterium includes the following:
- a CDS encoding lipoate--protein ligase family protein, whose protein sequence is MWHLLHTPPAGGAFNMALDEALMRFARDANGWVLRVYSWRSPTLSFGRNQRALGSYDPARLAERAIDVVRRPTGGRAILHHREVTYAVAGSMDNAGDLGESYARINRLLIAGLRALGVGGVAVVDKRIGRGDDDAETANPGFLPCFHHPSVGEITLDGRKLVGSAQWRSDGALLQHGSILVEDDQMQLSSLLIQKGEAIPKPATLREVLGCAPTDRDIARVLFDAVRDNEDANAREIEIDAALMERAQALQGHYLDDDWTWRR, encoded by the coding sequence ATGTGGCATCTGCTTCACACTCCGCCGGCTGGCGGCGCCTTCAACATGGCGCTCGACGAGGCGCTCATGCGCTTCGCTCGCGACGCCAATGGGTGGGTGTTGCGCGTGTACTCGTGGAGATCGCCAACACTTTCTTTTGGACGAAATCAGAGGGCACTCGGCAGCTATGACCCCGCGCGACTCGCCGAGCGTGCCATCGACGTCGTGCGACGGCCCACGGGTGGTCGCGCCATTCTTCATCACCGCGAAGTCACCTACGCGGTTGCCGGATCCATGGACAATGCCGGTGATCTCGGAGAATCGTACGCCCGCATCAATCGTCTCTTGATCGCTGGTCTGCGCGCGTTGGGCGTCGGCGGAGTCGCCGTCGTCGACAAGCGCATCGGCCGCGGCGACGACGACGCGGAAACCGCGAATCCCGGCTTTCTCCCCTGCTTTCATCATCCGTCGGTCGGAGAGATCACTCTCGATGGACGCAAGCTCGTCGGAAGTGCACAGTGGCGCAGCGACGGCGCACTCCTGCAACACGGCTCGATACTCGTTGAAGACGATCAGATGCAGCTCTCATCGCTCCTGATCCAGAAGGGCGAGGCCATTCCGAAGCCTGCAACGCTCCGCGAAGTCCTGGGCTGCGCCCCAACGGATCGCGACATCGCGCGAGTCCTGTTCGACGCGGTTCGCGACAACGAAGACGCGAACGCACGAGAGATCGAGATCGATGCGGCGCTGATGGAACGCGCGCAGGCGCTTCAAGGACACTATCTTGACGACGACTGGACCTGGCGGCGTTGA
- a CDS encoding peptide ABC transporter substrate-binding protein, with protein MVISVPADAATIFPPYTFEQVGRALQDQLYDRLADIGDDLNTIGDKGFTPHLADKWDWSRDSLSVAFHINPRARWHDGQPVRANDVRFSYGIFTDPKVGANVSSEISTVDSVSVHDSLTAVVWFKQRRPEAFYDFVYQIYILPEHLLKDIPPDQLRTSDITRKGIGSGRFRLARWDAGRRLEIVADTGNYFGRAKLDRVVWSIVPDASAALAQLLGGQADYLEIVPADQVHLVDSSKADRTLSYGNVQYAFLGFNLVDPKNSARPHPIFGDRQVRRALSMALDRKAMLQNVFGSLGRLSHGPFPRSISFADTTLPLLPYDVNAAKALLDSAGWREPSAGAVRQKNGVPLRFSLTLPVSSRPRVAYSVLIQEQLRHVGAEVDLDQLQMNVVGKKMLDRSFDAMLIGESTDPSPSGYKQQWGSSGVPPAGQNYTGYSNPTYDALLDSAVATFDISKQRALMRRAFQLQIDDAPGIWLYDPTTIAGLQKRIHPTVLRADSWSAHLADWTIPPNERIDRDRVGLGTRTP; from the coding sequence ATGGTTATTTCTGTCCCGGCCGACGCAGCTACGATCTTTCCGCCGTACACGTTCGAGCAGGTCGGCAGGGCCCTGCAGGATCAACTGTATGACCGCCTCGCCGACATCGGCGACGACCTGAACACCATCGGCGACAAGGGATTCACCCCGCATCTCGCCGATAAGTGGGACTGGTCACGCGACTCTTTATCGGTCGCATTCCACATCAATCCGCGCGCTCGGTGGCACGATGGCCAGCCGGTGCGCGCCAACGACGTGCGCTTCAGCTACGGGATCTTCACAGATCCGAAGGTTGGAGCAAATGTCAGCTCGGAAATCTCCACCGTCGACTCGGTCTCCGTACACGACTCCCTGACCGCAGTCGTGTGGTTCAAGCAGCGGCGACCGGAGGCGTTTTACGATTTCGTCTACCAGATCTACATCCTTCCGGAGCACCTGCTCAAAGACATCCCACCCGATCAACTCCGTACATCAGACATCACGCGTAAGGGTATCGGCTCTGGTCGATTCCGCCTCGCGCGTTGGGACGCGGGCCGAAGACTCGAGATCGTTGCCGACACGGGGAATTATTTCGGCCGAGCGAAGCTGGATCGCGTGGTGTGGAGCATCGTTCCTGATGCCAGCGCTGCTCTCGCACAGCTTCTCGGTGGACAAGCCGACTACCTCGAGATCGTCCCGGCGGACCAGGTGCACCTCGTCGACAGCAGCAAGGCCGACAGAACGCTCTCGTACGGGAACGTGCAGTACGCGTTTCTGGGCTTCAATCTTGTCGATCCAAAGAATTCAGCTCGCCCACATCCAATATTTGGCGATCGCCAGGTCCGTAGAGCGCTCTCCATGGCGCTCGACAGGAAGGCGATGCTTCAGAACGTCTTTGGATCCCTCGGCAGACTTTCACACGGCCCATTTCCACGAAGCATTTCATTTGCCGACACGACGCTGCCTCTACTGCCTTACGACGTTAATGCGGCGAAAGCCCTCCTCGATTCGGCTGGCTGGCGCGAGCCGTCGGCCGGCGCAGTACGACAAAAGAACGGCGTACCGTTACGATTTTCGCTCACGCTGCCGGTTTCCAGCCGGCCGCGAGTCGCGTATAGCGTTCTCATTCAGGAGCAGCTCAGGCACGTGGGTGCGGAGGTCGATCTCGACCAGCTACAGATGAACGTGGTCGGCAAGAAAATGCTCGATCGTTCGTTCGACGCGATGCTGATCGGGGAATCCACTGACCCGAGCCCGAGCGGATACAAGCAGCAGTGGGGATCATCTGGTGTACCGCCAGCCGGCCAAAACTACACGGGCTACTCGAATCCCACGTACGACGCGCTTCTCGACAGCGCCGTCGCCACCTTCGACATCTCGAAGCAGCGCGCGCTCATGCGGCGCGCGTTCCAGCTGCAAATCGACGATGCACCCGGAATCTGGCTCTACGACCCGACGACCATCGCAGGGTTGCAGAAGCGTATTCACCCGACTGTTCTTCGTGCAGACAGCTGGTCGGCGCATCTCGCCGACTGGACGATCCCACCTAACGAGCGAATCGATCGCGACCGCGTCGGGCTTGGCACGAGAACGCCATGA